One window from the genome of Pandoraea fibrosis encodes:
- a CDS encoding agmatinase: MTTYTVAPRVGHPTLLYSELDLDIDNLKADIAVLGMPYGAPYAASDFSNDQTNAPSAIRQATDRVVRRPGHYDFDIDGPLLQGRTDIRFVDCGDIIPDLTKPGEHYARAETVVRRIAAGGAMPIVLGGDHGITTPVLRGLDQRGPITLVHIDAHLDWRDEVNGVREGLSSPIRRASEMAHVDRIVQIGLRAQGSGRPEELVAARAYGAELVTAYELHDIGMDAVLARIPDGGNYYLTIDADGLDPSTMPAVAGPAPGGVTFVQARKLIHGLVRKGRVVGMDIVEIQPEKDDANQISCITAGRLILNLIGASIRAGHFDK; this comes from the coding sequence ATGACGACTTACACCGTTGCCCCGCGCGTCGGCCATCCGACCCTGTTGTACTCGGAGCTGGACCTCGATATCGACAACCTCAAGGCTGACATCGCCGTGCTGGGCATGCCCTATGGCGCGCCCTACGCCGCGTCGGATTTCAGCAACGACCAGACAAACGCGCCTTCCGCCATTCGGCAGGCGACGGACCGCGTCGTGCGCCGGCCGGGCCATTACGACTTCGACATCGATGGCCCGTTGCTTCAGGGGCGCACCGATATCCGCTTCGTCGATTGCGGCGACATCATCCCGGATCTCACCAAGCCGGGCGAGCACTATGCCCGGGCCGAGACGGTGGTGCGGCGCATCGCAGCGGGTGGCGCCATGCCTATCGTGCTGGGGGGCGATCACGGCATCACCACACCGGTGTTGCGCGGTCTGGATCAGCGGGGACCGATTACGCTCGTGCACATCGATGCGCATCTCGATTGGCGCGATGAAGTGAACGGCGTCCGGGAAGGGCTCTCGAGCCCGATTCGACGCGCGTCCGAGATGGCGCACGTCGATCGCATCGTGCAGATCGGCCTGCGCGCGCAGGGGAGCGGCCGTCCCGAAGAACTGGTCGCGGCGCGCGCTTACGGGGCGGAATTGGTGACGGCTTACGAGTTGCACGACATCGGTATGGACGCTGTGCTCGCGCGCATCCCCGACGGTGGCAACTACTACCTGACCATCGACGCCGACGGGCTCGATCCGTCGACGATGCCAGCCGTCGCGGGGCCTGCGCCGGGCGGTGTGACGTTCGTGCAGGCGCGCAAGCTGATTCACGGACTGGTTCGCAAAGGGCGTGTGGTCGGTATGGACATCGTGGAGATTCAGCCTGAAAAGGACGACGCCAACCAGATTTCCTGCATCACCGCCGGCCGTCTCATTCTCAATCTGATCGGCGCGTCGATCCGTGCGGGGCACTTCGACAAATGA
- a CDS encoding amino acid ABC transporter ATP-binding protein, which translates to MIEIRDVDKWYGAHHVLKQCSTRVGKGEIVVVCGPSGSGKSTLIKTVNALEPFQKGDVVVAGTSLTARSTNLPKLRSKVGMVFQHFELFPHLDLTRNLTLAQQIVLGRDAGAARTKARALLDRVGLSAHAHKYPGQLSGGQQQRVAIARALSMDPMAMLFDEPTSALDPEMVNEVLDVMVELAREGMTMMVVTHEMGFARRVAHRVVFMEDGAIIEDSPTDVFFNDAASPAAKRFLSKILAH; encoded by the coding sequence ATTATCGAAATCCGCGACGTCGACAAGTGGTACGGCGCGCATCACGTGCTCAAGCAATGTTCCACCCGGGTTGGCAAGGGGGAGATCGTGGTGGTTTGCGGGCCGTCCGGCTCGGGCAAGTCGACGCTGATCAAGACCGTCAACGCCCTGGAGCCGTTTCAGAAGGGTGACGTCGTGGTCGCCGGAACGTCGCTCACCGCCAGGTCGACGAATCTGCCGAAGCTGCGAAGCAAGGTCGGCATGGTATTCCAGCATTTCGAGCTGTTCCCGCATCTGGATCTCACGCGCAATCTCACCTTGGCGCAGCAGATCGTCCTGGGACGCGACGCCGGTGCGGCGCGCACCAAGGCGCGTGCGCTACTCGATCGCGTAGGTCTGTCGGCGCATGCACACAAGTATCCGGGCCAGTTGTCGGGCGGTCAGCAGCAGCGTGTCGCTATTGCACGCGCGTTGTCGATGGACCCGATGGCGATGTTGTTCGACGAGCCGACGTCGGCACTGGATCCCGAAATGGTCAACGAGGTGCTGGACGTCATGGTGGAACTGGCGCGCGAGGGCATGACGATGATGGTCGTCACACACGAGATGGGGTTTGCGCGACGCGTGGCGCATCGCGTCGTGTTCATGGAAGACGGCGCCATTATCGAGGACAGCCCGACCGACGTGTTCTTCAACGACGCGGCCAGCCCCGCCGCCAAGCGGTTTCTCTCCAAGATTCTGGCCCATTGA
- a CDS encoding RidA family protein: MTHTRIRKFNTRETYPEQKLDNDLCQAVIAGNTIYLRGQIGQDLDTRESVGIGDVTVQTEKAMANVAMLLDECGSRLEDICKVTVYIVDPRYREAVYNVMGRWLKGVFPVSTGIVVQALARPEWLVEIDVTAVKPAA, encoded by the coding sequence ATGACGCATACCCGAATTCGCAAGTTCAACACCCGCGAGACCTACCCTGAGCAGAAGCTCGACAACGATCTGTGTCAGGCAGTGATTGCCGGCAACACCATCTATCTGCGCGGCCAGATCGGTCAGGACCTCGATACCCGCGAGTCCGTGGGCATTGGGGACGTGACCGTACAGACCGAGAAGGCGATGGCGAACGTGGCGATGCTGCTCGACGAGTGCGGCAGCCGGCTCGAAGATATCTGCAAGGTCACGGTGTACATCGTCGATCCCCGTTACCGGGAAGCGGTCTACAACGTGATGGGCCGCTGGCTCAAGGGCGTGTTCCCGGTGTCGACCGGGATTGTGGTGCAGGCCTTGGCGCGTCCGGAGTGGCTGGTCGAAATCGATGTGACGGCCGTGAAGCCTGCGGCGTGA
- a CDS encoding sugar O-acetyltransferase, protein MAKDERTKIILRKTPESAAMSANVKRAMAITARLNQLTFDDADAVRALFGDLIGKRVDDTFLLIPPFYTTGGGDISIGRNVFINQNCTFYDLGGLHIADDVMIGPNVSLITSGHPISPSRRHDGVVATPIVIERNVWIAAGATVIGGVTIGENSVVAAGSVVTKDVPPNTLVGGNPARTIRSIADHEDARFTDNG, encoded by the coding sequence ATGGCGAAGGATGAGCGCACCAAAATAATTCTCCGGAAAACGCCGGAGTCGGCAGCTATGTCGGCAAACGTCAAACGTGCAATGGCGATCACCGCCAGACTCAATCAGTTGACGTTCGACGATGCCGACGCCGTGCGCGCCTTGTTCGGCGATCTCATTGGCAAACGGGTCGACGACACCTTTTTGCTGATACCGCCGTTCTATACAACAGGTGGGGGCGATATCAGTATCGGGCGCAATGTCTTTATCAATCAGAATTGCACGTTTTACGACCTCGGCGGACTCCACATTGCCGACGATGTGATGATTGGGCCGAACGTTAGCCTCATCACATCCGGCCATCCCATATCGCCGTCCCGGCGGCACGACGGCGTCGTCGCAACGCCTATCGTGATTGAGAGAAACGTGTGGATTGCAGCGGGCGCAACGGTTATCGGCGGCGTGACGATTGGTGAAAACTCAGTTGTCGCAGCAGGATCGGTCGTCACGAAGGATGTTCCCCCGAACACGCTTGTGGGCGGAAATCCGGCACGAACGATCCGCTCGATTGCCGACCATGAGGACGCCCGTTTCACCGATAACGGCTAA
- a CDS encoding ABC transporter permease — MEMKTPNLLGTFAVLLVLIGIWQAVHWLNGAAIGSPVATVQGLWQMMGTAAFWIDAIETGRALVYSLVIAVTGGIALGLGLGANRLASDVAEPILVNLYSLPKVTLYPLVLLIFGLGLASKVAFGVMHGLIPILIFTMNGVRQIRPVYFRAAQAMHLSRRQIALRVVLPAVLPEVLSGVRLGFSLSLLGVLIGEMFASQKGLGHQLSNAMNLGNIDTLMAVALFLMLFALLGNALLSTVSRRYRAVGA; from the coding sequence ATGGAAATGAAGACACCCAATCTGCTCGGCACGTTCGCCGTCCTGCTGGTGTTGATCGGGATCTGGCAAGCGGTGCACTGGCTCAATGGCGCCGCCATCGGGTCTCCCGTCGCGACCGTGCAGGGCCTTTGGCAGATGATGGGCACGGCGGCGTTCTGGATCGACGCCATCGAGACTGGCCGGGCACTCGTCTACTCGCTGGTGATTGCGGTGACTGGCGGCATTGCGCTGGGACTCGGATTAGGTGCGAATCGTCTGGCGTCTGACGTTGCCGAGCCGATTCTCGTCAATCTGTATTCGTTGCCGAAGGTGACGCTTTACCCGTTGGTGTTGCTGATCTTCGGGCTGGGGCTCGCGTCGAAAGTCGCCTTCGGGGTCATGCACGGTCTGATTCCCATCCTGATTTTCACGATGAATGGCGTGCGCCAGATCAGGCCCGTCTACTTTCGTGCTGCCCAGGCGATGCATCTGTCGCGTCGACAGATTGCGCTGCGTGTCGTGCTGCCGGCGGTGCTGCCCGAGGTGCTGTCGGGCGTGCGACTAGGATTTTCGCTATCGCTGCTCGGCGTGTTGATCGGCGAGATGTTCGCGTCGCAGAAAGGGCTGGGACACCAGCTTTCCAATGCGATGAATCTGGGGAACATCGACACGCTCATGGCCGTCGCCCTCTTTCTCATGCTCTTCGCGTTGCTTGGCAATGCGCTGCTGTCCACGGTGAGCCGGCGGTATCGTGCCGTCGGGGCATAA
- a CDS encoding ABC transporter permease has translation MIRIAPAIRLGIVAGLVLLIEGLCRTGTIPVSVMIPPSAMAIHAIEILRDGRFTHDLATSFASIATAAVCAVGLGFAAGLAIHAMPGVRRALEPLIASYYAVPTFAFYPVFIVLFGVGPLPIIVIATLLAIVSMITATMTGLDRIPRAFSKTARVMRLGRWQTMWHIKLPAALPHLFGGVRLAVSHAFIGVIASEFILSGSGIGYAISYAYNNFENADMYALMLLVLVTVTLVNGVLNHVDARVQARNRR, from the coding sequence ATGATCCGCATCGCGCCTGCTATTCGTCTGGGCATTGTCGCCGGCCTCGTGCTGCTTATCGAGGGACTGTGCCGGACAGGTACCATTCCCGTCTCGGTCATGATTCCCCCGAGTGCAATGGCCATTCATGCCATCGAGATCCTGCGTGACGGACGATTCACGCACGATCTCGCCACGAGCTTCGCCAGCATTGCCACCGCTGCGGTGTGCGCCGTGGGATTGGGTTTTGCCGCCGGACTTGCCATACATGCCATGCCGGGCGTGCGCCGTGCGCTGGAGCCGCTTATCGCCAGCTACTACGCGGTACCGACCTTCGCGTTCTATCCCGTTTTCATCGTGCTGTTCGGCGTCGGGCCGCTGCCCATCATTGTCATTGCCACACTGCTCGCGATTGTCTCCATGATCACCGCGACCATGACCGGACTCGACCGTATTCCTCGCGCATTCTCGAAGACCGCGCGGGTAATGCGACTCGGTCGATGGCAAACCATGTGGCACATCAAGCTTCCGGCGGCCCTGCCGCATCTGTTCGGTGGAGTACGACTCGCGGTGTCGCACGCATTCATCGGGGTCATTGCATCGGAGTTCATCCTGTCGGGCTCGGGGATCGGTTATGCCATCAGCTATGCGTATAACAATTTCGAGAACGCCGACATGTATGCCCTGATGCTTCTCGTGCTGGTCACGGTCACGCTGGTCAATGGCGTGCTGAACCACGTCGATGCGCGCGTTCAGGCGCGCAATCGTCGCTGA